AGAGGTCGGCCAGCGATCCGTTGGGTGTTCGGACGGCCGGTGGCGTCCTCTTCGCCCCTTCGGGATCGGTGGCGAGAAATTCCTTCCAGTAGGCGCGAACCAGCCTCATGTCCCGCCAGCGGCGGTGGGCACTGCCGCTGATGTGGCCCCACCATCTCTCGTGAAGGTCCTTCTCGGTCGTCCAAATCCATGAACCGTTTTTCAGGTTCCATCTTCCGGGCTTATTGGGGTCCTCGAATCGAGCGGCGCGCTCCGGGTTGTTGTATGCGTAGTAGGGTGCGTAAAGGACAAGACGGTTGACGCGTGACGGGTTGGCTGCCGTGAAGGCTGCCGTCGTGGTTGTACTCCAGGAGCGTCCCAGCAGATTAATCCGGTCGATCCCATTTCGTTCACAAATAAAACGTACGACGGCCTCAATATCACGCATGGCGGTCTTGCCGCGCACGAGCGGTCGTTTGCCGATCGGGTCTTTATCCATTTCACAAGGGCGGGAGGAGCGACCGAACCCCCGGACAGACATGGTGAATACGTTAAAGCCACGGTCGGCGATGTAGTCCATCCAGGAGTAGCCAGGCACGGACAAATCGAACGCGACCGGCCCCGGTGCTAGGC
The window above is part of the bacterium genome. Proteins encoded here:
- a CDS encoding alpha/beta fold hydrolase, which produces LAPGPVAFDLSVPGYSWMDYIADRGFNVFTMSVRGFGRSSRPCEMDKDPIGKRPLVRGKTAMRDIEAVVRFICERNGIDRINLLGRSWSTTTTAAFTAANPSRVNRLVLYAPYYAYNNPERAARFEDPNKPGRWNLKNGSWIWTTEKDLHERWWGHISGSAHRRWRDMRLVRAYWKEFLATDPEGAKRTPPAVRTPNGSLADLYDRVRNKPPYNASKIRCPVLLIYGEQDGAANPTEAWNLFQKLTASHGKRYVVMGEGTHFMEFEHRREEFLAQVQGFLET